TGAATCGTATCAACGAACTCGCGAAAAAATCAAAGAGCACAGGTCTGTCAGAACAGGAAGCGAAAGAACAGACAAAGCTCAGAAAAGAATACTTGGAAACATTCCGTCAATCCATGAAGGGTACGATTGAAAATACAAGAATCTTCGACCCCGAAGGTAATGAAGTGACACCTAAGAAAATTCAGGATATTCAAACCAAAAAGAAAATGCATTAAGGAACAAGCTGTCTGATCCATAGTTGATCAGGCAGTTTTTTTGTTATTACTATTTCCCGGAAGTCAAAAAATAACCCGGAATACAGGGGTTTTTCGTTTTCAAGGATGATAAACTCATGTTATCATTCAAGATAGTTGTATAAACTGCCAAAGAAGATTAATATTAATAAGGTACATTAAAAGGAAGGATGTCTGACAAATGTTTGATAAAACAGATCAATTAGCAATCAATACAATTCGTACATTATCTATCGACGCCATTGAAAAGGCGAATTCAGGACACCCTGGCATGCCGATGGGCGCAGCTCCGATGGCTTATGCACTTTGGACAAAGTTCATGAATCATAATCCGAAAAATCCTGAGTGGTTCAACCGTGACCGCTTCGTATTATCAGCTGGACATGGTTCCATGCTTTTATACAGCCTTCTTCATTTATCCGGCTATGACGTTTCTATGGAGGACTTAAAACAATTCCGTCAATGGGGCAGTAAAACGCCAGGACATCCGGAATACAAACATACTCCTGGAGTAGAAGCTACGACTGGCCCACTTGGTCAGGGTATCGCGATGGCTGTAGGTATGGCGATGGCTGAAAGACATATGGCAACTACATACAATAAAGACCAGTACAATATGGTCGACCACTTTACATATTCCATTTGTGGAGATGGGGACTTAATGGAGGGAGTTTCTTCTGAAGCTGCTTCTCTGGCTGCCCACTTGAAATTAGGTCGTCTTGTTGTCCTGTATGATTCCAACGATATTTCTCTTGATGGGGATTTGGATAAGTCGTTCTCTGAAAGTGTCAAAGGACGTTTTGAATCTTATGGTTGGCAATATATCCGCGTAGAAGATGGAAATGACTTAGAGGAAATTTCAAAAGCGATCGAAGAGGCACAAGGGGATACGTCCCGTCCGACAATGATCGAAGTGAAGACAGTTATTGGATATGGTGCGCCGAATAAATCCGGTAAATCTGCCGTCCATGGTGCTCCACTTGGTGAGGACGAAATGAAGCTTACCAAAGACGCATATCAGTGGACGTTCGATCAAGACTTCCACGTACCGGATGAAGTGTACACTCGCTTCGAAGAAACAATCCAGCAGGATGGTTCACGAAAAGAAGAAGAGTGGGCGAACCAATTCATCAAATATAAAGAAGATCACCCTGAACTTGCTGCACAATTAGAAGCGGCAATCAAAGGGGAGCTTGCTGAAGGCTGGGATAAAGATATCCCTGTATACGAAGAAGGAAAAGCACTTGCAAGCAGAGCTTCTTCCGGACAAGTATTGAATGCAATCGCAAAAAATCTCCCATCATTCATCGGAGGATCAGCTGACTTGGCGGGTTCAAACAAAACGATGATCAATGATGAAGCAGATTTCACACCTGAATCGTATGAAGGACGCAATATTTGGTTCGGTGTACGTGAATTCGGAATGGGAGCTGCTATGAATGGTATGGCGCTTCACGGTGGCCTTCAAGTATTCGGCGGTACATTCTTCGTATTCAGTGACTACCTGAGACCTGCTATCCGCCTTGCAGCGCTAATGGGACTTCCTGTCACATACGTATTCACCCACGACAGCATCGCCGTAGGAGAAGATGGCCCTACGCATGAACCTGTAGAACAACTTGCTTCACTTCGTGCAATGCCAAACCTTTCTGTCATCCGTCCTGGAGATGGAAATGAAGTGGCTGCAGCATGGAAGCTGGCATTAGAATCCAAAGATCAGCCGACGATGCTTGTTCTGTCCCGTCAAGACCTACCAACGTTAAAAGGTACTGGGAATAAGGCTTATAATGGTGTAAGCAAAGGTGCATACGTTGTGTCTGCATCTGGAAAAGACCAGCCGGATGCTCTGTTGATCGCCACTGGATCTGAAGTGCACCTTGCAGTAGAAGCTCAAAATGTCCTTGAAAAAGACGGCATCAGTGTATCTGTTGTCAGCATGCCTTCTTGGGACCGCTTCGAGAAACAATCTAAAGAATATAAAGAATCCGTATTGCCTAAGAGTGTGAAAAAACGTCTTGCAATTGAGATGGGCTCTCCACTTGGCTGGGATCGTTATGTAGGCGACGAAGGTGACATCCTTGCAATCGATGGATTTGGTGCTTCTGCCCCAGGAGAGAAAGTCATGGAAGAGTATGGCTTCACTTCGGAGAATGTAGCATCACGCATCAAAGCATTACTTCAGTAGTAGAATATCTAAGAGAGGTCAGCTCCTTGCACTCTTTAAGGAGTTGACCTCTCTTTCTTGTGTGGGATGTCGGCACCACACCGTGAATGAATGGTCAAGGCGTTCGACAAAACTAGTGTAGATTTTTAACAATTTATGACAATGACTCCCTTCTAGTTGATTTATACTAGATGAAAGAATGGCAGGAGGGAGAAACGGTGAGAAATTATCAAATCTATTGGGTTGAAGAGACGTTTGTCCAGCACTATTACGGTCGGGAAAGAATGTTCTATCAATTGTTTTCTGAATGGGAAGCAAGTACAGGAGAGCTTCATGAAATCATCTCGAAACAAGTGGATTACCTGACAAAGCCAATTCCATACCTCCCCACACAGCGATTACTGAAGCAGGAACTCATGAAAACAGAAGGTGCAAGGTGGGTCGATTCTGTCGCCACCATCGAACGGATGGACTCCAGTGCCGTCCTGATTCTGAATGAAAAGTGGATGACATTGAAAACATCCGGGCATGATGAAGCAGAATATACCTTTTTTGAAATCTTACGCAGGAACATGGGACAACTATTGGCAGTCGATGTTCAAAACGAAAGATATGGCTGGCTAAAACCGATTAAACAAAGAAAATTTATATATTAATATGAAATTATGACAGAAATATTGTATAATGTTTCAGGGTTTAGTACACTTTTATAAGGACAACATGAAGGAGGAAGTAAGAGTATGGGAACGACTGGATTACTTATTCTAGTGGGAGTTCTGGCATTACTTGCTGGAGTTGCACTAGGATTTTTCATTGCTCGTAAATACATGATGAGCTATCTTAAGAAAAATCCACCAATCAATGAGCAAATGCTTCGCATGATGATGATGCAGATGGGTCAAAAGCCATCACAGAAAAAAATCAATCAAATGATGAATGCAATGAATAAAAACATGAAGTAATAAGAGCGGGCACAAGCCTTTTACATCAAGGTTCATTGACCTTCTGATGATTGATTGACTAAAAAGATAAGCCATAAAAATGTTGTTTGGTTAAACTTTCTTAGCAAATTTCATTCAAATTGGTTTATCTTTCACGTTATCAAAAATAAGACCACTTTTCCTGTAGAAAAATTAAGCAGGGGGAGTGGTCTTTTTTGTTGTTACTTGATGATGTGATACAGGAATATTTATACCACTGCATGGCAAAAGGATTCACTAAGAAAACAATGATCAATAAGCGATTCGAATTAAATCAGGCGAAAGAGTATTTGCAGAATAAACGAGGTTTATCAACTCTGGAGAGTGTCACAATACATGATCTCAAAGCTTATGTAAGGTATAAACATCAATCTGGACTCAAGCCGCAAAGTATAGTATCGCTTTTTAAAATGGTTAGAGCCTTCTTTTCTTGGTGTGAGAAGGAAGAGTACTTACAAGAGAATATAGCCAAGAAAGTAGAACTACCAAAAGTACCGAAACGAGTATTTGAAGGATTGACTACTATTGAGGTTCAAGCCATGATCAATTCTTTCTCTTATAAGAGCTACCTTGAGGCTAGGAATAAAGCGATTATTGCAATGATGGCTGATTGTGGATTACGTGCAATGGAAGTCAGAGGGATTACAAATGAAGATGTAAAAGAAACAGCAATCTTGGTTCATGGTAAAGGAAACAAGGAGCGTTTTGTTTATATCAGCCCTGCACTAAAAAAGATCCTTATTCGATACGAGAGATTAAAAAGAGAATATTTTAAAGAGCGGCTGATTGAGGAGGATTTTTACTTTTTGAATTATGTTGGTAGGGGATTGTCTCATATTGGTTTAGATAATTTGGTCAAAGAGGCTGGCAGGAGAGCTGGAATTGATAAAAACAAAGTTAAACCTCATAACCTACGTCATTATTATTCGGTTACCACTTTGTCTGAAGGGCATTTAGATTTGCATAGTTTATCAAGACTATTGGGGCATTCAGAGATCCAGACTACCCAGATATATTTAGCTTCTCTCAGTGAGGAGCAGTTATCCAATAAAGCCATTTCAAGCAGTCCATTAATGAATACTGGAGGAATTAGAAAAGGAAAGCTCAGATAATCCACCAGACCATTCTGCACATCTAGGAGGGCATTACACCATGAAGAGTGACAAAGAGGTATTAGAGCGTGTTAAAGAGCTTTGTGAACAAATTATACATTTTGATAAGAATGTCCTTGGAATACCTGACGATTCACATATCGATCTTTCAATGCTCATCTTAAATGAAATAAATAAAACCAAATAAAAAAGGATGAACCAGTTGCAGCTGATTCATCCCGTTGTCCGTAAGAGGACGTCAATTTGTACTTATATTGTACGCTAATCACCTTGAAAAATCAATAAAAGGTGGTTGGTTTATTTGAGTATGCCCAAAACCCTCTTGCGGAATATCGTAGGAGGGTATATCTATGTCCAAAAAAGCTATCACAATAATAGCTGGCGAAGAAAGCTATAGTAATCTAACCACATTTGATTGCATAGAAGATTTGAATAAGACAGTTCGTTATTATAAAGAGCAATTCCAAACAAAATTAACTAAGAGTGCTGTACTAGTTCTGGATCAACTTCACAGATACTCCTGTGTTTATTTAGGTGTTTCATTCCGTACTAAGAATAATATCGCTAAATCATTGGATATAAGCCGTAAAACAGTACAAAGAGCCTGTAGGGTACTTGAAGACTTAGGTATCATTAAACAGCTTGAGACGAAGCGTAAAAGTGATATGAGACAGTCATCTAATGTAATTCAGATCCTACCAATTGAAGAAGATGTCCAACAAGAGCAAAAGAATACAGCGGAAAATTGTCCTACCAAAAAGACAACCCCATCTTTAACACAAAAGATTAAAGATATACGTATCGAATACGTTGATCAATTCGAAAAATATGCTTCAATTTTCTTTCATGATTCCAAAACTATCAGGGAGCTCAAGAAAATCTCAATCGTACACTCCAGAATCAATTCTATATGCGAAAACACAGCGAAATCTCTTAGTTTGGAATGCCTGAAGGTGTTGATAGCCAAAATCAAATCTAAGCCTATATCGAATCCTAGAGGCTATTTTCATGGAATCTGCAAGCGTAGGATGAAGACTGCTCACATTAGACAACTGTGGGATGAATATTGGTTATAAGATTATTAATAAGTAAGAGTATGTATAATATGGTAAAATTTATGTATAGTAGTTTAAATCATTTTACAGGGAGTTGAAGTTATGAGCTATAAAGAAAACTTAGAGAATTTCTTATCTGTGCTAACCAGTTCAAGCTTTATTAAAAACGCAATCTACAATGACGCACAAAGAATTGTGTTCATTAATTACTATGAATCATACGAGGATTACAAAAGAGAAAATGAGAATTCACCACACTCTGAACATGTTTATGCTGACTACTTTAAAAGTGGAGCTAAAATTGAAAAAATACTAATTGAGGAAACAGCAAGGATCTTGAGACAATTTCCTTTTGTAAATACAGTTTCAGTCACTTTGGATTTTGAAGGAGAGAATTATAACGTTAATGTTGAACGAGAAAAACTTAATAGTTTGATTGGTTTTAATATCGAAGAAACTTCAAACGATGATGGTTCTTGGCAAGAAAAATTCCAGAGGATTTATGGTGGTGGTCTAAGGAATGATAAAAGAAAGATGTTATTGGATCATTTTAGAGTATTTGAATAAGTGAACTGTGTAATAAAAAGGAGTTGAACTGATGAAAAACAAAAAATACAGTGAGTATTTTGAAAGATTTGTAATCAAAGGAGAAAAATTTGACTTTAATTCTTTCAAAACTAGAGAAGAGTTTGACAGATTTCAAAAAGAGTTAAAATCATACAATGACGAAGGAGAAGAAGAGAGGCAGGTCGATGTGCAAAAAGCAAGTGAAATAAAGCTTTTAGGAGTATACGATAACCCGGATGATGAAGATAGGTATACCATCACATTCAAAGTCGACAATGGTGAAGTTTGGGAATTTGCAGCCTCTGAAGATGACATTATGTTTGCAATGGACGTTACTACGGCCAATGATGTTGACAATGGAAAAGAAATAAGCTTTGATGAATTACCGGAAATAGTAAAAGATAAAGTTTTGGCAGAGTGGGAAGGGTGGAACAACTAGAAGATCATTTAAAGTAGGCATCAATAATAAAAAAAGCAGAGATATCAATATATCTCTGCTTTTTTTATTATTCTTCTCCATATTCAAATATATCTCTAATCTTATGTTTCTTTTCAATTCCTTTTGATAATGCAATCCTATCCAGTGCTTTTAGGATTTCACTCAAAGTATGAGCACTTAGTTGCTTGGCTTCGGCACTATACAGCGAATTTATTGTTACTGGTCTTATTTTGGATTCTACTGCAAGTGCATTTCTAGTTATGCCAAGTGATGTAATTGTCTTTTCCAGATGGGAAACAAAACCAGCCTCTTTTAATGATTGAGTTACCCTTGTGTCCTTTTCCTTTGTCATGAAGTAACAACTCCCCTCATAATCAATGATAATTTATTTAACCTATTAAGTAAAACTTTTTTATGAATGTGTTGACTTATGATTTCAAGGGTAGTATATTTAACTTAACAAGTAAAACTTGTTAAGTTAAACGAGGTGACAAAATGTTATCAGTAGCATTAATCGGCTTTTCAATTCTTGGATCTTATGCCCTTGGATTAGCAACAGGATTAAACAAATCCGGGGATTTCAACTAAAGGATGCATTCCGAATGACCAAGTTATCTCATATTACTGAGCAAACAGTCCAAGAACTTGATCAACTATTCTCAGTTATCAACGACTCTGGAACAATAACTGATAAGGAAATGCACTCGGCCAGATTACATGATCTTATCTGTACCGTATTAAATTCAATTGCAAGTCATCCAGAGGATCTTGAAGGCTCAGTGAATTTTCTTTGTATGAGTATGACCTAAGAAGTCGAACAGAGCGGATAATTAAGCGAAATACCAATTAATTAGGAAGGACGGAACTAACAATGAGTAAAATTCTCAACATGCTTAAAGAAGAGATGGTGAAAAACGGGGAGACAAATATCTCAGTTGCAGCAGCTTGCAATACCTCTCCAACTACTGTAACTCGTTTTCTAAACGAGAGCAGACAGATAGATCCATCTCTTGCAGCATCCATTGTCAGATATCTCAATCCGTCCCTAGAAATTGAGTACATGAAATCTTATGTATTAAAAGTTACACGCCATGAAAACATTCGTAAAAGCATGGAATACTGCTCAATTAATCGTCTGCTTGATCCAGAGCTAAATACCTTAGTATCCAACGCTAAACATGACAGGAATGGTGATGTTAGGGATGCTGGTGAGTGTTATGAAATTGCTCTACAAATGCAATTAGAAAGGTTGTCACCACTTGAGACTTATGAAATTGTACGTTTCAAGAAAGCATCTCTAAAAGAGAATCAGATCTTACTTCGCATCTTAGAAGTGTGTTCCATTTACAATAGAGGAGAATTTAGTTTTGCAACAGTTTCATTAGGACAGCTTAAGAATCATATTAAATCCCTCGAAGATGGCTACATCAAGGAAAGTTTCCTTAGCAGATATCATGAGCTAATGCACTCCATTATGCTTAAACAAGGCGATACCAAGAAGTCAAGAGCATACTGTAAGCGTATATTAGACAGTAAAACCAGTGGTCTCATTTATCGTGCTACTGCATTAAACAGGATTGGAGCAAGCTTTCAATCTGAAGACTTGGATAAATCAATTAAGTACTATAGGAAAGCACAGAAACTGTACAAGACAATTGGAAGGAAAGACTTGGTAGAAATCGCTGAATACAATGTTCAATTTACTCAAATTTTATGGCGAAAACAAGTGAAGTACTTCGTTGATCAGGAACTCGAAGCATACTCGATGATTAAGAATGGGATGCATAGGACTGGTTACAATCTCCTTTGTTCCATTGATGATAAAGAACAGTCAATCTGTCCAATTAGAGAAT
The nucleotide sequence above comes from Bacillus sp. KH172YL63. Encoded proteins:
- a CDS encoding XRE family transcriptional regulator, translated to MTKEKDTRVTQSLKEAGFVSHLEKTITSLGITRNALAVESKIRPVTINSLYSAEAKQLSAHTLSEILKALDRIALSKGIEKKHKIRDIFEYGEE
- a CDS encoding AimR family lysis-lysogeny pheromone receptor; protein product: MSKILNMLKEEMVKNGETNISVAAACNTSPTTVTRFLNESRQIDPSLAASIVRYLNPSLEIEYMKSYVLKVTRHENIRKSMEYCSINRLLDPELNTLVSNAKHDRNGDVRDAGECYEIALQMQLERLSPLETYEIVRFKKASLKENQILLRILEVCSIYNRGEFSFATVSLGQLKNHIKSLEDGYIKESFLSRYHELMHSIMLKQGDTKKSRAYCKRILDSKTSGLIYRATALNRIGASFQSEDLDKSIKYYRKAQKLYKTIGRKDLVEIAEYNVQFTQILWRKQVKYFVDQELEAYSMIKNGMHRTGYNLLCSIDDKEQSICPIREFIKGEANAEESIAHYYNSMNLYLKKGDRHMASLSRIRLLALGEKDYIVSGLFN
- the sirA gene encoding sporulation inhibitor of replication protein SirA — encoded protein: MRNYQIYWVEETFVQHYYGRERMFYQLFSEWEASTGELHEIISKQVDYLTKPIPYLPTQRLLKQELMKTEGARWVDSVATIERMDSSAVLILNEKWMTLKTSGHDEAEYTFFEILRRNMGQLLAVDVQNERYGWLKPIKQRKFIY
- a CDS encoding DUF896 domain-containing protein gives rise to the protein MLSKSKMNRINELAKKSKSTGLSEQEAKEQTKLRKEYLETFRQSMKGTIENTRIFDPEGNEVTPKKIQDIQTKKKMH
- the tkt gene encoding transketolase produces the protein MFDKTDQLAINTIRTLSIDAIEKANSGHPGMPMGAAPMAYALWTKFMNHNPKNPEWFNRDRFVLSAGHGSMLLYSLLHLSGYDVSMEDLKQFRQWGSKTPGHPEYKHTPGVEATTGPLGQGIAMAVGMAMAERHMATTYNKDQYNMVDHFTYSICGDGDLMEGVSSEAASLAAHLKLGRLVVLYDSNDISLDGDLDKSFSESVKGRFESYGWQYIRVEDGNDLEEISKAIEEAQGDTSRPTMIEVKTVIGYGAPNKSGKSAVHGAPLGEDEMKLTKDAYQWTFDQDFHVPDEVYTRFEETIQQDGSRKEEEWANQFIKYKEDHPELAAQLEAAIKGELAEGWDKDIPVYEEGKALASRASSGQVLNAIAKNLPSFIGGSADLAGSNKTMINDEADFTPESYEGRNIWFGVREFGMGAAMNGMALHGGLQVFGGTFFVFSDYLRPAIRLAALMGLPVTYVFTHDSIAVGEDGPTHEPVEQLASLRAMPNLSVIRPGDGNEVAAAWKLALESKDQPTMLVLSRQDLPTLKGTGNKAYNGVSKGAYVVSASGKDQPDALLIATGSEVHLAVEAQNVLEKDGISVSVVSMPSWDRFEKQSKEYKESVLPKSVKKRLAIEMGSPLGWDRYVGDEGDILAIDGFGASAPGEKVMEEYGFTSENVASRIKALLQ
- a CDS encoding YneF family protein, with protein sequence MGTTGLLILVGVLALLAGVALGFFIARKYMMSYLKKNPPINEQMLRMMMMQMGQKPSQKKINQMMNAMNKNMK
- a CDS encoding tyrosine-type recombinase/integrase → MLLLDDVIQEYLYHCMAKGFTKKTMINKRFELNQAKEYLQNKRGLSTLESVTIHDLKAYVRYKHQSGLKPQSIVSLFKMVRAFFSWCEKEEYLQENIAKKVELPKVPKRVFEGLTTIEVQAMINSFSYKSYLEARNKAIIAMMADCGLRAMEVRGITNEDVKETAILVHGKGNKERFVYISPALKKILIRYERLKREYFKERLIEEDFYFLNYVGRGLSHIGLDNLVKEAGRRAGIDKNKVKPHNLRHYYSVTTLSEGHLDLHSLSRLLGHSEIQTTQIYLASLSEEQLSNKAISSSPLMNTGGIRKGKLR
- a CDS encoding helix-turn-helix domain-containing protein; its protein translation is MSKKAITIIAGEESYSNLTTFDCIEDLNKTVRYYKEQFQTKLTKSAVLVLDQLHRYSCVYLGVSFRTKNNIAKSLDISRKTVQRACRVLEDLGIIKQLETKRKSDMRQSSNVIQILPIEEDVQQEQKNTAENCPTKKTTPSLTQKIKDIRIEYVDQFEKYASIFFHDSKTIRELKKISIVHSRINSICENTAKSLSLECLKVLIAKIKSKPISNPRGYFHGICKRRMKTAHIRQLWDEYWL